The following are encoded together in the Clostridium sp. BJN0013 genome:
- a CDS encoding YodL domain-containing protein, protein MNEQFSVLIDSRTRFDTGETGGVWLSMPATAEQIHDVMGRVGITADNPQDFFINGFANTEDCPFDVPLAVIQSGSIDELNYLGKLLEMQRDEDKEKFAAAVTHGEYAGNLKDLINLAQNLDCYWIYPTVQSEEDYGYYLIDELDGLELPEEAKKYLMYEEYGRDATINEGGRFTEQGYIYNNKNTFTEWYDGRDVPEEYRIMSFPRAERSNPAKEDFDAMAATLPAELRPVMPIILTSENPADKMKEITDRLEQGIAGVFESERYVEYLRTMSKFHNYSFNNTLLIAMQGGNLVKGFRQWEKEFDRHVKPGEKAIKILAPAPFTVKKQMEKIDPETRKPVIDKDGKPVTEEQEIKIPAFKVVSVFDVSQTEGKELSDISVNELMGDVKQYKDFFAALEKTSPFDITFESMDDSTKGRCNYEERRIVINEGMSELQNIKTAIHEIAHATLHDTDRDAPERPDRRTREVQAESVAYTVCQYYGLDTSDYSFGYVAGWSSGRELAELKSSLETIRSTAATLIDTIDGHFAEIQKEQHMEQAMSEKSEEQEQKITPEPPQTGQPQNKVEQRSDEPQPAAEQQTQPVVQFYSINETAARRAKDANSFYDYKPGSATAEYRQYVEEVAALAERQKKRVDPIYHEKIDSLLDTYSRKLAANMNSRFSIDARVPSILIAGGSNFPVRQKEKQNAARDRNWGEWQEIQGLLDKIRSTGMGGISADDPQAVQKLESKLVGLEQSQETMKAVNAYYRKNKTLDGCPHLSPENIEKLKASMAQGYHLEGKPYPTWALSNNSAEIRRLKNRIKDLSQKQTVGYVGWEFAGGKVEANTEVNRLQIFFEEKPGEATRTELKNNGFRWSPNAEAWQRQLTDNAYFAANYIKAIQPLTGEKPTELQRAHIRAEKAKPQEPPQAQQQTDDVEQPTQEAEQDKDTYSIYQLKHGDETRNLRFEPYDRLQAAGNMVDPANYDLIYSAPLTQGTSLEDIYIRFNIDHPKDFKGHSLSVSDVVVLYQNGQDAAHYVDSFGYRQVPEFLQERQKELTPDEFLTGEKITTPRGSFRLTSMSMEQMKEAGYGIHHNSEDGKYYIMGNGTRAFAVAVEQPQNYLKHIEDTVEQNDNNFDGIINNTPQTPTVGELEQKAKAGEPISLIDLANAIKADKERVGKPEEKPSIRAQLKAYKERAAQKKTAKQKNHDLEV, encoded by the coding sequence ATGAACGAACAATTTTCAGTCTTAATAGACAGCCGCACCCGTTTTGATACGGGCGAAACAGGTGGCGTGTGGCTTTCCATGCCTGCCACAGCGGAGCAGATTCACGACGTTATGGGGCGCGTCGGTATTACCGCAGACAACCCGCAGGATTTTTTTATCAATGGCTTTGCCAATACCGAGGATTGCCCTTTTGATGTGCCACTTGCCGTTATCCAAAGCGGCAGTATAGACGAACTGAACTACTTAGGCAAGCTGCTTGAAATGCAGCGCGACGAGGATAAGGAAAAATTTGCGGCGGCGGTCACGCATGGCGAGTATGCCGGAAATCTCAAAGACCTTATCAACCTTGCACAAAATCTTGATTGCTATTGGATTTATCCCACCGTCCAAAGCGAGGAAGATTACGGCTATTACCTTATTGACGAGCTGGACGGCTTGGAGCTGCCCGAAGAAGCAAAAAAGTATCTCATGTATGAAGAATATGGGCGCGACGCTACTATCAATGAGGGCGGCAGATTTACCGAGCAGGGCTATATTTATAACAACAAAAACACCTTTACGGAGTGGTACGACGGACGCGACGTGCCGGAAGAATACCGTATTATGAGTTTCCCACGGGCAGAACGCAGCAACCCGGCAAAAGAGGATTTTGACGCTATGGCGGCAACGCTGCCCGCCGAGCTGCGCCCGGTCATGCCGATAATCCTTACTTCTGAAAATCCGGCCGACAAAATGAAAGAGATAACCGACCGCTTGGAGCAGGGTATCGCAGGCGTGTTTGAGAGTGAACGGTACGTCGAATATCTGCGTACCATGTCAAAATTTCATAATTACAGCTTCAACAATACGCTGCTTATCGCCATGCAGGGCGGCAATCTTGTAAAAGGATTCAGACAATGGGAAAAGGAATTTGACCGCCATGTGAAACCCGGTGAAAAGGCAATCAAAATACTTGCGCCCGCGCCCTTCACCGTTAAAAAGCAAATGGAAAAAATCGACCCCGAAACGCGCAAGCCCGTTATTGATAAGGACGGGAAGCCCGTGACCGAAGAACAGGAAATCAAAATCCCTGCGTTTAAGGTGGTATCTGTTTTTGATGTATCACAAACAGAGGGTAAAGAATTGTCCGATATTTCCGTTAATGAGCTGATGGGCGACGTGAAGCAATACAAAGACTTTTTCGCGGCTCTTGAAAAAACTTCTCCCTTTGACATTACCTTTGAGAGTATGGACGACAGCACCAAAGGCCGCTGCAATTATGAAGAACGCCGCATTGTAATCAATGAGGGCATGAGTGAATTACAGAACATCAAAACCGCCATTCACGAAATCGCCCATGCAACCCTACATGACACCGACCGGGACGCGCCGGAACGTCCAGACCGTCGTACCCGCGAGGTACAAGCGGAAAGCGTCGCTTATACCGTATGCCAGTATTACGGGCTTGATACGTCGGACTACTCTTTCGGATATGTTGCCGGGTGGAGCAGCGGGCGTGAGCTTGCGGAACTGAAAAGCTCTCTTGAAACAATCCGCAGTACCGCCGCGACGCTGATTGACACCATTGACGGGCATTTTGCGGAAATCCAAAAGGAGCAGCATATGGAACAAGCAATGTCGGAAAAATCCGAGGAACAGGAGCAAAAAATTACACCGGAGCCGCCACAGACCGGACAGCCCCAAAACAAGGTTGAACAACGCAGCGATGAGCCGCAACCTGCGGCGGAGCAACAAACACAGCCCGTCGTTCAGTTTTACTCTATCAACGAAACAGCCGCCCGCCGCGCAAAAGACGCAAACAGCTTTTATGATTATAAACCGGGCAGCGCAACGGCTGAATACCGGCAGTATGTAGAGGAAGTCGCCGCGCTTGCAGAACGGCAGAAAAAGCGAGTTGACCCTATATACCATGAGAAAATCGACAGCTTGCTTGATACCTATTCCCGGAAACTTGCAGCAAACATGAATAGCCGATTTTCTATTGACGCCCGCGTTCCCTCTATCCTGATTGCGGGGGGCAGTAATTTCCCCGTTAGACAGAAAGAAAAACAGAACGCCGCCCGTGATAGAAATTGGGGTGAATGGCAGGAAATACAGGGATTGCTTGACAAAATCCGCAGTACGGGCATGGGCGGTATCAGCGCGGACGACCCGCAAGCCGTTCAGAAGTTGGAAAGCAAACTTGTGGGCTTGGAGCAATCACAGGAAACCATGAAAGCCGTAAACGCCTATTACCGCAAGAACAAAACCCTTGACGGCTGCCCTCATTTGTCGCCGGAAAACATTGAAAAACTGAAAGCGAGTATGGCGCAAGGTTATCATCTTGAGGGCAAGCCCTATCCTACATGGGCGTTATCAAATAACAGCGCAGAGATACGACGCTTGAAAAACCGTATAAAGGATTTATCGCAGAAACAGACCGTCGGCTATGTTGGTTGGGAGTTTGCGGGCGGTAAGGTAGAAGCCAATACCGAAGTCAACCGTCTGCAAATCTTTTTTGAGGAAAAGCCGGGCGAAGCGACGCGGACAGAGCTTAAAAACAACGGTTTTCGTTGGTCACCCAACGCCGAAGCATGGCAGCGGCAGCTTACCGATAATGCCTATTTTGCTGCAAATTATATAAAAGCCATTCAGCCCCTCACCGGGGAAAAGCCTACGGAATTACAGAGAGCGCATATCCGGGCAGAAAAGGCAAAACCGCAGGAACCGCCGCAAGCACAGCAGCAAACCGACGACGTTGAACAGCCGACGCAGGAAGCCGAGCAGGACAAAGATACTTATTCCATTTATCAGTTAAAGCATGGCGACGAAACGCGGAATTTGCGCTTTGAGCCTTATGACCGTCTGCAAGCGGCGGGAAACATGGTTGACCCGGCGAACTATGACCTTATCTATTCCGCGCCCCTTACACAGGGAACTTCCCTTGAAGATATTTATATCCGTTTCAATATCGACCACCCGAAAGATTTTAAGGGACATAGTCTTTCCGTTTCCGACGTGGTGGTGCTTTATCAGAACGGGCAGGACGCCGCCCATTATGTTGACAGTTTCGGCTATCGGCAAGTACCAGAGTTTTTGCAAGAGCGGCAAAAAGAACTGACCCCGGACGAATTTTTGACCGGGGAGAAAATCACAACACCGCGCGGCAGCTTCCGCTTAACCTCTATGAGCATGGAACAAATGAAAGAAGCCGGGTATGGCATTCATCACAATTCGGAGGACGGAAAATATTACATCATGGGGAATGGCACACGGGCTTTTGCCGTAGCGGTTGAGCAGCCCCAAAATTATTTGAAGCATATTGAGGATACCGTAGAGCAGAACGACAACAATTTTGACGGGATTATCAACAACACACCGCAGACGCCCACCGTAGGAGAATTGGAGCAGAAAGCAAAAGCGGGTGAACCTATTTCCCTTATTGACCTTGCAAATGCAATCAAAGCCGATAAGGAGCGCGTCGGCAAGCCGGAAGAAAAGCCCTCTATCCGGGCGCAGCTAAAAGCTTATAAGGAACGGGCAGCACAGAAGAAAACCGCAAAACAGAAAAATCACGATTTGGAGGTATGA